The nucleotide sequence GCACCACCTTTAAATAGGCATCGTGGTGCGGAATGTTCTTGATGAAGTCAATCCATGTGCTGAGAACATCACCAGTAAAAAGCATCACATGGCCTTCTAAACTGATGCCCGTAAAGGGAGCAAAAACCACTATGCGACCTTTCAGGGAAGCCATTTCCAACAAATGGGTGTTGGATAGTCGCTCAAGGGTCTTTAAACAGCCACGGTAGTGCTCAATGTTCCAGCCGCACTCGTAACGAGCATCTTGCAACTCCAGTTTCTCTACCAGCATTTTTTTCAGTTTGTCGATTTCGGCCTGCAGATCCGCAGTTTCCTTAGAGCGCTGTTTGGCTGTGCCAGCATTCTCTTCCAGCCAGGTGGTCAGCACTGGACGCTTACTGGCACGTTCCTGGGTTAAGGAAATAAGTATATAaatggttttttaaatttcaaaattatataCCAACATTCTTCAACTGAGTTTCAAACTCGGCGAACTCCATGTCATAGTGATAGTCATGGCTTGGTTTAAAATCCAAGCCAGAGGTTTTTGGCGGCTCAGGCTGGGCCTTAATGTTCTTCACATACTCCGTGGACAAGTTGCATGACTCCAGAAGACCTTGAATAAAGGTTTTGGGATCTCGGGTACTCTGCCAGTCCGTGCGTATTTGGATGAGCTTGAAGGAGTCTCGCTTGTCAGCATCTGAACTGGTGCGTACATAGAACTTGAGCACTTGGGTGTCCCCGCTTCGCTGTCTGCGTTCATACAAAGCCTCTAGATGCTCACTCAGCAATTTCAGTGAGTTCTCGTTGGTGTTCCTCTGCTCCGGATGCTGGGCAAAGAAGTCAGGATGCACCGCGAAGTAGAAGGGTCTCAGCGCCGTTGTCAGATCTGCAAAAGCGCCCAATCACATGATCATCCAAAAGTTGTGGCGCATTCAAATCAACTGACCTTGGTTCAGCGATCGGCGCAAAAGCAGGAAGTGCCGTCTGCTGGTGACCAATTTCCGGATCTTGGAGCCCAACGACATGGACATTATGTAAGCAGTGGGCGGCAGCACAACACTGCACCGCGTCACAGATGGCCAACATACGGGAGCACTGCCGCGAGATTAAGATTTTGGATATATAACTCCTGATCTTGAATTATGAGGTAAAATTGGTAGGACCGCGGCACTGAATGCCAAATATCCATTACTATCTGGGTAATAGTGGTGGCTGTTTGGGTGGGTGTTTTGAGGTCCCTCATGTTGACAAATTGTTCTTTAAATTCTTGCGATAAAATAGTTAATCTTGATAAGTTTGTcataaaaaagttttaatgagtttgtaattaataaattaattagttttcaacgaaaacaaatgttttaattaattttaaacgtTTAGCTATATTCACGCTAACTCTATCCACAAGATTTTGCAGCACTGACGCTGACACTTTTGATGTGGCCAGTTTTTGCGCAGAATTCCGCATTGTTTACCTCGCTGCTAAAAAGTTTTTAGCGCAATtccaattattattgttaataatAGTAAACAAATCATACGACAACATGACTGCCGTTCCACCCCCCTCCAACATCTCTACCCTAATGCCATTGGGTACGTAAATCTGCTACAGGTCTACAAATCGAGAGTTTCTAACTTTTGCCGGCTTCCCGTACTACCCTACAGAATTGGTGGACAAATGCATCGGTTCCCGCATCCACATTATCATGAAGAACGACAAGGAGATGGTGGGAACTCTCTTAGGATTCGATGACTTTGTGAATATGCTCTTGGACGACGTAACGGAGTATGAAAATACCCCCGACGGCCGCCGCATCACCAAACTGGATCAGATTCTGCTCAACGGGAACAATATCACAATGGTGGGTGCTCTTTTTCGAAGTTACATAcgtttgtttattaaatttcatttataatttgatTTCAGTTGGTGCCTGGCGGAGAGCTGGCGGAGTAGCAAGGTTCCATTTGTAAACATAAATACATTTGTAAAATATCAAAACGGTCGTTTTAATGTGGATAATATTGTGTCGTATGTAAATGTTCGAGGTATGTTAGAAGTTAGCAGTGGTCAAGTGATTAACAGCAATGTTAACAGATTTTTGGTCCTAACAGATACGAATTTGAAAACGCTTGGCTTaggaaatgaaaattatttgcCCTCTAATCTCAGAATAAAACACTATATAATATTACCTAATATACAAAACATTGTTAAATTATCAATTGGAATAGAATTAATTTTACATAAATAAGCATATTTTATGCTTATAGGGACCGGATACACTTGAAATGGAATACCGAAAAAGGTCGACCGCTAATAATTCTGTAAAATGACTTCCAAGCTTCAAAAATTCAAACTtcacattaaatatttagtgtCTTTCCGTTAACATTCAACCGCTACTTGTGCTCTGGCTGCCATGCAAAGTAGGCGCATGCGCTCCATCCCCAAAATGTTGGGTCTCAGCGATACAGCAGTCAACATGTGCCATAAATATTAACCGCTTTTCCCTTCTGGCCGTGCGTGTGGGTGCAGTGCACTCTCCGCAGTACCGCTCTGCTCTGCGTGCGTTCTCCCGCTTCCGTTCGGCACCTCCAGCGTTCAGTACGGCAGCAGGCTTCGACGGAAGTGGAACAAACCAAGCGGAAACAGACTCACGCGACAAcaaaaccgaaccgaactcGAATATGGAAAACTTTTACCCAGAACCGATATAGCACTGATAAACGCAACTCGGAGTGAACTTTATGAATGGCCATGACTAATTGCAGTCATCTAGCAGCAGCCACAGTCGATGTGTGAACTTCAGTGGTGAAGGTTGTCCGGTTTTGCAGCGAAAGATACCCGTGTTtcggtatctgtatctgtcgGTGTCTCATTTGAGCGGCTCGAATGATCCGCCTGTAATTATGACTGCGTGAAGAAATCAATAAGTGGAGGATGGCCAGCAAGCCCATGAGCACCAGCTGCCAAAGCATTGCGACGGCGGCCAGCAGTGCGGCCACCACGGCGGCAGCGGTGTCCATCTCGGCCTCCAATGCCACCTCTGTAGGCTCCCTCATCGCCGCCGCCTGCCAGCAGGAGCAGCCACATCCCCACCAGCACTATTCCCAgtcccagcagcaacacctcTATCATCAGAGCCATCAGCAAGCGTCGCACTATGTCAATGGCACCGGCAGCTTGGGCAGGCTCAAGTTCCACAAGAGTCTCGATGCCAGCGACGAGGAAATCGAGTATGCGCAGGTATGTCCAAGTGGCCAAGTATCCAACTGCTAGTCGGAATCGTCTCCAACTGAATTCAATTGTGCCCCACACTGAGTCATAATAATGCGACAAGGTCCTGCACTGCTGGCTCAATTGAATTTGTCTTGTGGGTGGTGGCGGTGTTGGGTGGTGTGTGATGGATGGTGGTTGCTTGCTGCCTTGTTGAGTGGGTGTACTTGGGGGTGGTTTGCGCAACCTAGCTCCCATCCCAGTGCATTTGCTGCCCCCACAGCTGTTTAACCCACCAGCCGGGTCGTTATGCATAGTTTACGCTTCGCCAGGCAACCTCAACAGCCGCCAACAACCGCCGTCGTCGATCAAGTGTTAATAATTCAATGCCCCGGAAATAGTcatatattgaaatatatcGTACACCCTGCGAGCAGCTTAGTCCCTGCAAGGGCCTTGACTTTGGCCAAGgcaatttgaaaaattaaccAGTTGGATTAATTTATGGGTCACTAAATGAAAGGGGCATGTTTGCGAGCATGCCATATTTACAGCACCATTAATGGGGAGCTCGGTCAAAATTTCTACTAAAGTCACGATATGAGCCAcaatataaaaatgaatgcagTTAATACAGCTTTAATTTGAGGACTACACCTAAACACAGTTTTTACTAGAATTAATGGAATTAAACTTACATACTCAAATGAATTAAACCGTTCATAAGGCAGAAACGATGAATTCGTGcaccattttttttatagttttctaACTCATTTTCTCcgcgttttcttttttaatgaaaatctttacaatttcatttaaaacgGGCACTGTATTTCTGTACATAATGCCATACAATTTGCTCTTCCTTGCCGATGGCATTATAGTCGGCGGGAGGTCTGTTCTAAAGCCTTTCAAGCCAGTTATTACGCCCGCACAAAAAAGCGTTAATGAAAGAACTGTGCTGTGTCTCTATACTTAGCATGTTGTATCTAAAAATAGGTGTCAtcgatataaatataaaaatattattagtaCACTTGTTTATACCATGAACTTTTCCGAAACTTTAAGCTTGACTATCttacaaatattgttttttgttttattctaCTACCAACTTGTTAATCCGTGGAAATGGCTTGCATGGTATTATTTTGTCCGTACCTGTATTCTGGGTTGGTTTGCTTTTCCCTATCTAACCCGCTTTCCTTTCGGGGGGGCAGTGAAAGTGTTGCCTGCTGGGGGCTTCATCCTGTATTCATAGAAATGCTTTCAATAAAAGCAGGAAGAACAGTAGGGACGAAGGAATGGGCTTGGCAAACATCATTTTGATGGTTTGCACCACCACACCTGGCGGCTATTTGGTGTGCCACATTGCCTAGACGTGCAAATACCCGGAAGTGCCAACGATAGTTTAGCATATAAGCTTTTCACTTTCACCGCAAATCAACACATTCCTTTCACAGATAGAGAGCACAGCTCTCCAATGGCCAATGTGGTTTGAATTGCTATAGAGAATTGCGTTCTTGCTAAAGGAATTCCATATTATTGTACAATATTACATATTATGCacgtttaatatttaatgacaTTCCAGTTATCCCGTTCTACCCATATCCTTGGGCGCCACAAATCCGAGCGATATCTGGCCTCCAATCCGGACGAGGACCGAAGACGTCGCACCATAATCGTTGAGAAAAAGAACAACTCGTATGGATTCACGCTGCAGAGCTACGGGATCCACTACAAACGGGATGAGGAGCTGGAAATGATCACATACGTGGACTACGTGGAGTACGGAGGTCCGGCCTATCGAGCTGGCATGCGTGAGGGAGACGTAATCCTCTCCATTAACGGAAAAGATATGGAGAAGGCGGACCACAAGACCATCGTCGAGTTCATCAAGCAATGCGACACCAGGATGAGAATGGTAGTGCTTTTCGAGGACTGTGTGAGGAAGGTAAAGTATTTAAAGGATAGAAAACTAAAACGTATTTCTGATAAACGTGTGATTCCCCAGGtggatctccacatgcgcTACATCCAACTGCAGAGCATGTTGCAGCAAAAGATGAACGAACTGGAGAGGGTACACCTCAGAGAGCGTGAGTTATTGGAGGGCAAGTGGAAAACGCACAGTTTGCCAGCGCGTAAGAAGGCCAATGCGAATACTTCGCCCAGTGATGGAGAAGGAGTATCACCCACAGAGGTGGCTGGTGAAGCTGGCTTCTACCGACCCGCTTTGTCCACCGAGGATGTGCCCAATATTGCCGCCCGCCAGCATGGGGTCGGTGGCCCAGGAATCATACCTCCTCCCGCTCAATTTATGCTCACCTACCACTACCTGGATCCCACATACCGCTACGTCCTGCGACCCACGCACGGCAGCTCAGAGGAATTCGTTGACGGATTGGGTCTTCAGCGGAGCAGTAGTGATCACCAGCCGCCGGCACAGCGCTATGTCCTCCAGCAAACCGAATCTGTGGATGCAAATTCGATGACTCAACCCACAACAACGGCTCCTACCCAATATCACAGCACCACGGGTGGATCGGTGAAGCCACCCGCACCACCTCCTCGCACCTGTGAAAAGCACAAGCCACCTGCTAAGCCACCAAAGCCAGAGAAAGAAAAGTCATCGGGCAAGCATTGCCATGTGGGACACTCGTGCAATCCCTGCTTGGGTCACTTTCGCTGGAAGTCGGCGGAGAAGTCAGCTGTTCCGGCGCCGGATAACGTGAGCTTGGATGCCTATGATCTGGCCAGTCCGTGCTGCGATACACATTGTGTGCCATCAAGAAGACGTCATCGGCAGCATAAGGAGCACACGCATAAGCACAAACATCGTGACAGGGAACGGGTGGAGAGCAAGGAGCAGAGGGTCAGACCCAAGTCCACATCCCATGCCTCACCCAATGCCAACGGGGGTGCAGGATCTGGacatcaccaccatcatcatcatcaccatcatagccatgagcagcagcagcaacaacagcaacaacaacagcagcagcagcagcaacaacagcagcagcaacaacaacagcccaTTCAGACTGTtccgcaccaccaccactatcCCCACCAGATGCACAATCCCTGCCAGGTGCAATCCCAAAGTGGTAGCACCCGATCCCGCTACTTCGACTTGGCATCCGGCTTAGCCAGCCACTGTAGCTTACATTCCTGCACCTCAAGTGAGTTTGCTACAGGAGACACAGCTTCATATACCACATCCATAAGTACGGATACTTTGTTTTGGGATCCCACAAGTGAGACGGCTCAGTCCCGACAGCACTCCACAAAATCCAGGCAGTCCTAcgagcagcagccacaacagcagcagccaactCACCAGGgacaccaccaccatcatcatcaccaggGGGATTACCACCAACGATATCATGTGACCACCACACAAATGCAACCGCAGCAGATCTATCCCAACACTATAGCCTATGTCCAGAAACCAAAATCCTGGGACAATCTAGCCAACAAGGCGGGCTTTAATGTGGGTTACGGTTACCTTGACACTGTGGCCGTTAAGCcagccataaaaatgcaaattgcccAGCAGCGTCACTCGATGCCGCGAAGGAACCCGTACGGCAGATACTCCACTTACGGCGATGTGGAGAACTATgccccaccgcccaccgaGTTTGTGGGCGAGCtgaccaccaccacaaccaccacaaTTACGGCCAAGTCCACGGAGGAGCTGTTGGCCGCCTGCGATTGCTTGACGCCTCAGCAACAGGCTGCCATTAAGGCGGCCCAGTACCAACTCAGTCAAAATCAGAAGCTGTCCCACCAGAACTCCTGCCAGTTGGGATACTACTCGCATCTGCCGCGACCTACCACTGATGTGGGCACCTCCACCACTAGTCAGCAGGTGCATGGTGCAGGAGATGTCCAGACGACTTCGGAGGCCACCAGATTGTAGGTCAAAGTTGTCTAGACCGTAACGAGATCCGTCTCAAGAATAATATGAGTGCACCATGGGTAGAGGGTGATGATCAAATAGTTTTGAAGTTTGATAGGCGTGTTCAGTTAATAGAGGTTTAAAActaaatgttattttaaatGAGAAAGAATTGAATGAgtatgaaaaaaaatattgaatagaATAAAAGTCGAATCAATCATTTTGATTAGTctggtaattaaattattatttaaaaataaaaatagaattttcttTCTAAACTGATATCTGTATATTCAATGTTGTGTAATTTTTGAACAAAATTATATTAGGTATTTAAGGAAtagataatttaatattttgtagctTGACtaaaaaatgtagaaaattatttgtttggtATCCAAATGTAGTCAATGGTGAAAAAAACCTTCTTAAAAAAGATAAGAATTTAGTACTCATTCCAAACTTACCTCATTCAAATCAACTCACACGCCTAACCTGTGCATGATTCACTTAGTTGAACCGCTCATGAGTGCACTCATATTCTGATCCATTCGCGTCTTCGAAAACCGAACATCGAACTCATTTGAAATGGTAACTAGAGCCAAATTTTAAACATATAACTCAGACAAAAATCAACATGTAGCTTAACTATTCAATAATATGTTAAGTGAGTTTTATAAATGTAAGATAAATATTTAGCATCCAAAAACCGCAGGACAATACACAGAGATAAGCCCAAAAGAAGATACTTCTAAGAGTAGATGATTCAGAAATTAGAACACCTTAAGAcctataaaaactaaacttataGCTATCTTCTGTTTGTGAAACTCACTTAATATATAGGCGATATAACTAGGACGCTTTGACGTTTAGATTTTTGGATTTATTGAAAGACTGAAAAGCCACGCGCATATTCCAAATGAGAGAAAAATCTGGCGTCTTGTAATGATAGATAGAGgattatatatgtatctgtatttgcCATATAATATGGTTAACCTATCATGCGACTAGATACTGTTTTACATGTAGCATATACACACTtaagcatatatatttattgcataCTGTATCCGAAcaatgtaattta is from Drosophila melanogaster chromosome 3L and encodes:
- the CG13295 gene encoding uncharacterized protein gives rise to the protein MSMSLGSKIRKLVTSRRHFLLLRRSLNQDLTTALRPFYFAVHPDFFAQHPEQRNTNENSLKLLSEHLEALYERRQRSGDTQVLKFYVRTSSDADKRDSFKLIQIRTDWQSTRDPKTFIQGLLESCNLSTEYVKNIKAQPEPPKTSGLDFKPSHDYHYDMEFAEFETQLKNERASKRPVLTTWLEENAGTAKQRSKETADLQAEIDKLKKMLVEKLELQDARYECGWNIEHYRGCLKTLERLSNTHLLEMASLKGRIVVFAPFTGISLEGHVMLFTGDVLSTWIDFIKNIPHHDAYLKVVPVYERTLSQVLLNIQIGRRKFMPKQQASGYASYLMKVTTSLSDYLGKQKYPPEWPKTLKEFTIVVESEAGPLMVSPTGQFITPATCPGSILVDFISVNLELARERMKKYAQDKHIEQELMDSCIKQLQLQSLTKDDAITPDKMITSLRDLYQLQLKELQGCKLHITHYYSVLTDGVVCIPWDFLQR
- the CG6610 gene encoding uncharacterized protein, isoform B; its protein translation is MTAVPPPSNISTLMPLELVDKCIGSRIHIIMKNDKEMVGTLLGFDDFVNMLLDDVTEYENTPDGRRITKLDQILLNGNNITMLVPGGELAE
- the ssp6 gene encoding short spindle 6, isoform A; protein product: MASKPMSTSCQSIATAASSAATTAAAVSISASNATSVGSLIAAACQQEQPHPHQHYSQSQQQHLYHQSHQQASHYVNGTGSLGRLKFHKSLDASDEEIEYAQLSRSTHILGRHKSERYLASNPDEDRRRRTIIVEKKNNSYGFTLQSYGIHYKRDEELEMITYVDYVEYGGPAYRAGMREGDVILSINGKDMEKADHKTIVEFIKQCDTRMRMVVLFEDCVRKVDLHMRYIQLQSMLQQKMNELERVHLRERELLEGKWKTHSLPARKKANANTSPSDGEGVSPTEVAGEAGFYRPALSTEDVPNIAARQHGVGGPGIIPPPAQFMLTYHYLDPTYRYVLRPTHGSSEEFVDGLGLQRSSSDHQPPAQRYVLQQTESVDANSMTQPTTTAPTQYHSTTGGSVKPPAPPPRTCEKHKPPAKPPKPEKEKSSGKHCHVGHSCNPCLGHFRWKSAEKSAVPAPDNVSLDAYDLASPCCDTHCVPSRRRHRQHKEHTHKHKHRDRERVESKEQRVRPKSTSHASPNANGGAGSGHHHHHHHHHHSHEQQQQQQQQQQQQQQQQQQQQQQQPIQTVPHHHHYPHQMHNPCQVQSQSGSTRSRYFDLASGLASHCSLHSCTSSEFATGDTASYTTSISTDTLFWDPTSETAQSRQHSTKSRQSYEQQPQQQQPTHQGHHHHHHHQGDYHQRYHVTTTQMQPQQIYPNTIAYVQKPKSWDNLANKAGFNVGYGYLDTVAVKPAIKMQIAQQRHSMPRRNPYGRYSTYGDVENYAPPPTEFVGELTTTTTTTITAKSTEELLAACDCLTPQQQAAIKAAQYQLSQNQKLSHQNSCQLGYYSHLPRPTTDVGTSTTSQQVHGAGDVQTTSEATRL